A part of Hippea maritima DSM 10411 genomic DNA contains:
- a CDS encoding amino acid-binding protein, whose translation MDRAKFKIPQISVFIENKKGRFYSVTRVLKEAGVNIRAMSLADTMDFGILRFVVDKPKEAYDALVDANFIVKKNDVMAIAIKDECGGLSELLKTISDLDLNVEYMYTFVNAMENKAVMLFRFEDIDKAIESLHKEGVELLTEQFFKEI comes from the coding sequence ATGGATAGGGCTAAATTTAAGATTCCTCAGATAAGCGTATTTATAGAAAACAAAAAGGGCAGGTTTTATAGCGTAACAAGGGTTTTAAAAGAAGCAGGTGTAAACATAAGGGCAATGAGTCTGGCTGATACGATGGACTTTGGCATTCTGAGGTTTGTCGTCGATAAACCCAAGGAAGCATACGATGCCCTGGTTGATGCAAACTTTATAGTAAAGAAAAACGACGTTATGGCTATAGCAATAAAGGATGAATGCGGTGGATTGAGCGAACTATTAAAAACTATCAGCGATCTGGATTTGAATGTTGAGTATATGTATACATTTGTAAATGCGATGGAGAATAAAGCTGTAATGCTGTTTAGATTTGAGGATATAGACAAAGCGATAGAAAGCCTGCACAAAGAGGGCGTTGAACTCTTAACAGAGCAATTCTTTAAGGAGATTTAG
- a CDS encoding TRAP transporter large permease codes for MVWLILILFILIALSFPISLAIGLSTVIAFVKSHLPLYMIAQRMFSGVNSYMLIAVPLFMFAGSLMDRGGLSKRIVRLAESMVGHLRGGLAISAILSSMLFAGVSGSAAADTAAIGSILIPSMKKQGYDKDFAASIVASGGSIGVIIPPSIPMIIYGFITSVSIGKLFVAGILPGILIGLSLSFVAYIFSKDSYKTRQNFDKKEFVEALKDSIWALGTPVIVIGGILGGIFTATESAACAVIYSLIVGVFIYREINLKGLYKAALNSVITSSIILFIIAVASVFSWYLSMNNVQEVLKEFLASFSQNRVILILLVNLFLLIMGTFVETTASLILFVPVVAPILNSAGLNPTTAGVMVVTNLAIGMLTPPLGICLIVSSSISKSKILSVSKAVFPFLLVMIANLFAIAFFEPLTTLLASF; via the coding sequence ATGGTCTGGTTGATATTAATACTCTTTATTTTAATAGCCCTTTCCTTTCCTATATCATTGGCTATTGGTTTATCAACTGTTATAGCCTTTGTTAAATCCCACCTGCCGCTTTATATGATAGCTCAAAGGATGTTCTCTGGCGTAAACTCATACATGCTTATTGCCGTACCTCTTTTTATGTTTGCAGGTTCGCTTATGGACAGAGGTGGATTATCCAAAAGGATAGTAAGGCTTGCAGAATCGATGGTTGGACACCTAAGGGGAGGCTTAGCCATCTCGGCAATACTATCCAGCATGCTGTTTGCTGGTGTTAGCGGATCAGCTGCAGCCGATACGGCAGCCATAGGTTCCATTTTAATCCCCTCTATGAAAAAACAGGGTTACGATAAGGATTTTGCAGCAAGTATTGTGGCAAGTGGCGGGTCTATCGGTGTTATCATACCCCCATCAATACCAATGATCATATATGGATTTATAACGAGTGTCTCCATAGGAAAGCTCTTTGTTGCAGGTATTCTGCCAGGCATCTTGATTGGGCTATCACTCTCTTTTGTGGCATATATATTTTCAAAGGATAGCTACAAAACAAGACAGAACTTTGACAAAAAGGAGTTTGTCGAGGCTTTGAAGGATTCAATATGGGCTTTGGGCACACCTGTAATAGTAATAGGCGGTATCTTGGGAGGCATATTCACAGCCACAGAGTCAGCGGCTTGTGCTGTTATCTATTCACTAATTGTAGGGGTTTTCATTTACAGAGAGATAAACCTAAAAGGGCTATACAAAGCAGCCCTAAACAGCGTTATCACAAGTTCTATAATCCTGTTTATCATCGCCGTTGCAAGCGTGTTTTCATGGTATCTTTCTATGAACAATGTGCAGGAGGTGTTAAAAGAATTTTTAGCTTCTTTTTCTCAAAACAGAGTAATCCTAATACTACTTGTCAATCTATTCTTGCTCATTATGGGAACATTCGTTGAAACAACGGCATCTTTAATACTGTTTGTGCCTGTTGTAGCACCGATATTAAACAGCGCAGGTCTAAACCCCACAACAGCAGGTGTCATGGTGGTTACAAACTTAGCCATAGGCATGCTCACACCACCACTGGGTATCTGCCTGATCGTCTCATCATCCATATCCAAAAGCAAAATACTCAGCGTATCCAAGGCGGTTTTTCCGTTTCTGTTGGTGATGATAGCCAACCTATTTGCTATAGCCTTCTTTGAGCCACTAACAACGCTTCTGGCTTCTTTTTAA
- a CDS encoding TRAP transporter small permease has product MKRIVKISNLLSNTINKLIEVLVVLLALILSFFMVLSVFYRYILNNSIYYSSELCRFLLVYITFLGSTVAYKHKAHIGVDVFVEYLPLKGKRFIELLIELSFLSFMVLLFVVSLKFLPMMWLQRTATLQLPYAYIFLIVPVSSAIFSIHIINRLVEIISQWSG; this is encoded by the coding sequence ATGAAAAGAATAGTCAAAATTAGCAATCTTTTAAGCAACACCATCAATAAACTGATCGAGGTTCTGGTGGTGTTGCTTGCCCTTATTCTATCCTTTTTTATGGTGCTTTCTGTGTTTTACAGGTATATATTGAACAATTCGATCTATTACTCCTCTGAGCTTTGCAGATTCTTGCTTGTTTATATCACATTTCTTGGATCAACTGTTGCTTACAAGCACAAAGCACACATAGGCGTGGATGTTTTTGTAGAATACCTGCCGCTGAAAGGCAAAAGGTTTATCGAACTTCTGATAGAGTTGTCGTTCTTATCGTTTATGGTTCTTTTGTTTGTCGTGAGCCTTAAATTTCTACCCATGATGTGGCTTCAAAGAACGGCCACTCTGCAGTTGCCCTATGCATACATATTCCTAATTGTGCCTGTAAGCAGCGCTATATTCAGTATCCACATCATAAATCGGTTAGTGGAAATAATATCACAATGGTCTGGTTGA